In Acidobacteriota bacterium, one genomic interval encodes:
- a CDS encoding epoxide hydrolase → MEGERFEIHIADAVLDDLRDRLSRTRWPDEIEGAGAAYGLPLAALRDLTDYWRERFDWRERERALNAFAHRLIPLAGGRVHLVHERGKGTRPLPLLLTHGWPGTFAEFVKVIPLLTDPVRWGGDPDDAFDVIVPSIPGYGFSDRPNAPGMSSRRVAGMWADLMSALGYERYGAHGGDWGAAITTWLAVDHPSPLPGIHLNYIPGSYRPHLGPGARETSAAERQFLEGRDRWLEDDGAYGHVQGTRPQTLAYALNDSPAGLAAWILEKLQEWSDCGGDALRRFSRDEILTHVTIYWATGTIGSSMRLYLESKRTPLHFRDGDRIAVPAGVARFAKEAPMPPREWVERVYDVRRWTEFPRGGHFAAMEEPELLAADIREFFRPLR, encoded by the coding sequence ATGGAAGGGGAAAGGTTTGAGATCCACATCGCGGACGCCGTCCTCGACGACCTGCGCGATCGCCTCTCCCGCACCCGCTGGCCCGACGAGATCGAAGGGGCCGGCGCCGCCTACGGCCTTCCCCTCGCCGCGCTCCGCGATCTGACCGACTACTGGCGCGAGCGGTTCGACTGGCGCGAGAGGGAGCGGGCGCTCAACGCCTTCGCGCACCGCCTCATCCCGCTCGCGGGCGGCCGCGTCCATCTCGTTCACGAGAGGGGGAAGGGGACGAGGCCGTTGCCGCTCCTCCTCACGCACGGCTGGCCGGGGACGTTCGCCGAGTTCGTGAAGGTCATCCCGCTCCTCACCGATCCGGTCCGTTGGGGGGGTGATCCGGACGACGCCTTCGATGTCATCGTGCCGTCGATCCCGGGCTACGGCTTCTCCGATCGGCCGAACGCCCCGGGGATGAGCAGCCGCCGCGTCGCGGGGATGTGGGCGGATCTCATGTCGGCGCTGGGGTACGAGCGGTACGGCGCGCACGGAGGGGACTGGGGGGCCGCCATCACGACGTGGCTCGCCGTCGACCACCCGTCGCCTCTCCCCGGAATCCACCTCAACTACATCCCGGGATCGTACCGCCCGCACCTCGGCCCGGGCGCGCGCGAAACGAGCGCGGCCGAGCGGCAATTCCTCGAAGGTCGCGATCGCTGGCTCGAGGACGACGGCGCCTACGGCCACGTGCAGGGGACGAGGCCGCAGACGCTCGCCTACGCGCTGAACGACTCGCCGGCCGGGCTCGCCGCGTGGATCCTCGAGAAGCTCCAGGAGTGGAGCGACTGCGGCGGCGACGCGCTGCGCCGCTTCAGCCGCGACGAGATCCTCACCCACGTGACGATCTACTGGGCGACGGGGACGATTGGCTCGTCGATGCGCCTCTACCTGGAGTCGAAGAGGACGCCGCTCCACTTCCGCGACGGGGACCGGATCGCGGTCCCGGCCGGCGTCGCCCGGTTCGCGAAGGAAGCGCCGATGCCCCCCCGCGAGTGGGTCGAGCGCGTCTACGACGTGAGGCGGTGGACCGAGTTCCCCCGCGGGGGGCACTTCGCCGCGATGGAGGAGCCCGAGCTCCTGGCGGCCGACATCCGGGAGTTCTTCCGGCCGCTCAGGTAG
- the trxA gene encoding thioredoxin: protein MSEGMIVLTETNFDAEIAKKDGGPILVDFWATWCAPCRAVAPILEKLSTEYRGKARIGKLDVDDNPAIATRFGVMSIPTLLLFKDGKVAEQIIGSQSKEAISGMISRHIS from the coding sequence ATGAGCGAAGGGATGATCGTTCTCACCGAGACCAACTTCGACGCCGAGATCGCGAAAAAGGACGGCGGCCCCATCCTCGTGGATTTCTGGGCGACCTGGTGCGCCCCGTGCCGGGCGGTGGCCCCGATCCTCGAGAAGCTCTCCACCGAGTACAGGGGAAAGGCGCGCATCGGCAAGCTCGACGTGGACGACAACCCCGCCATCGCGACCCGGTTCGGGGTGATGAGCATTCCGACCCTTCTCCTCTTCAAGGACGGCAAAGTCGCCGAGCAGATCATCGGCTCCCAGTCGAAAGAGGCGATCTCGGGGATGATCAGCCGCCACATTTCCTGA
- a CDS encoding AAA family ATPase encodes MATDIQAVNELVRREGVFVEALLAEMRKVIVGQKGLLDRLLIGTLTGGHLLLEGVPGLAKTMAVKTFADAIDAKFQRLQFTPDLLPADLVGTMIFNQKDTVFVPKKGPIFANIVLADEINRAPAKVQSALLEAMQERQVTIGDQTFPLPDPFLVLATQNPIEQEGTYPLPEAQVDRFMLKLKVDYPSRVEEREILERMTGPVLPSAAKVITTDAMKRARAAAAEVYVDDRIKDYIVSIVHATRRPAEFKLDIAGLVQYGASPRATIFLTTASKAHAFIRGRGYVTPEDVKAIGADVLRHRLILTYEAEAEEVTTEEIVRRVFDAIEVP; translated from the coding sequence ATGGCGACCGACATCCAGGCTGTGAACGAGCTCGTCCGGCGGGAGGGGGTCTTCGTCGAGGCCCTTCTCGCCGAGATGCGCAAGGTCATCGTGGGCCAGAAGGGGCTGCTGGACCGGCTCCTGATCGGCACGCTCACCGGCGGGCACCTCCTCCTCGAGGGGGTGCCAGGGCTCGCGAAGACGATGGCGGTCAAGACGTTCGCCGACGCGATCGACGCGAAGTTCCAGCGCCTCCAGTTCACCCCCGACCTCCTCCCCGCGGACCTCGTCGGCACGATGATCTTCAACCAGAAGGACACGGTCTTCGTCCCCAAGAAAGGGCCGATCTTCGCGAACATCGTTCTGGCCGACGAGATCAACCGCGCCCCGGCGAAGGTGCAGTCGGCGCTGCTCGAGGCGATGCAGGAGAGGCAGGTCACGATCGGCGATCAGACTTTCCCCCTCCCCGACCCCTTCCTGGTCCTCGCCACGCAGAACCCGATCGAGCAGGAGGGGACGTATCCCCTTCCCGAGGCGCAGGTCGACCGGTTCATGCTCAAGCTCAAGGTCGACTACCCCTCGCGCGTCGAGGAGCGCGAGATCCTCGAGCGCATGACCGGCCCCGTGCTCCCCTCCGCCGCGAAGGTGATCACGACGGACGCGATGAAGCGGGCGCGCGCGGCGGCGGCCGAGGTGTACGTGGACGATCGGATCAAGGACTACATCGTCTCGATCGTGCACGCGACGCGCCGCCCCGCCGAGTTCAAGCTCGACATCGCCGGGCTCGTCCAGTACGGCGCCTCGCCGCGCGCCACGATCTTCCTGACGACGGCGTCCAAGGCGCACGCCTTCATCCGGGGCCGCGGCTACGTCACCCCCGAGGACGTGAAGGCGATCGGGGCCGACGTCCTGCGCCACCGCCTCATCCTCACCTACGAGGCGGAGGCCGAGGAGGTGACGACGGAGGAGATCGTGCGGCGCGTGTTCGACGCCATCGAGGTGCCGTAG
- a CDS encoding protein-glutamate O-methyltransferase CheR: MRRRRGQDLAHYRRSYVQRRLLARMRATRASGAAAYARLLSRDPEEADRLVAALSTKVTQFFRNPTFYALLQSRVVPEILAAASPGRTVRLCSAGCATGEEAWSLASIVDLCARDAPGVPIRVVGTDVDRQAIATAKRGVYPMAALRGVPTEIRARCFKGVDGGRGCAPSSALAAVTTFRVESLFARSAAGAFDLILCRNVLIYFEADRQQQILARLATALRPGGYLALGRVERIAGESRALFEVVHVRERIYRRL; this comes from the coding sequence GTGCGACGCCGCAGGGGTCAGGACCTCGCGCACTATCGACGGTCCTACGTCCAGCGGCGTCTCCTGGCGCGGATGCGCGCCACGCGGGCCTCTGGCGCGGCCGCGTACGCCCGGCTCCTCTCGCGCGACCCCGAAGAGGCCGATCGTCTCGTCGCGGCGCTCAGCACCAAGGTCACGCAATTCTTTCGGAATCCGACTTTCTATGCGCTCCTCCAGTCCCGCGTCGTCCCCGAGATCCTCGCCGCCGCCTCCCCCGGGCGGACCGTCCGCCTCTGCTCCGCGGGGTGCGCGACGGGCGAGGAGGCCTGGTCGCTCGCGTCGATCGTGGACCTGTGCGCCCGCGACGCGCCGGGAGTCCCGATCCGCGTCGTCGGCACCGACGTCGACCGGCAGGCGATCGCGACCGCGAAGCGCGGCGTCTACCCGATGGCCGCGCTCCGAGGCGTCCCTACGGAAATCCGGGCCCGCTGTTTCAAGGGGGTGGACGGCGGGCGCGGCTGCGCCCCCTCGAGCGCCCTGGCCGCCGTCACCACCTTCCGGGTCGAGAGCCTCTTCGCCCGGAGCGCCGCCGGCGCCTTCGATCTCATCCTGTGCCGCAACGTGCTCATCTACTTCGAGGCCGACCGGCAGCAGCAGATTCTCGCGCGCCTCGCAACGGCGCTCCGCCCGGGCGGCTATCTCGCGCTCGGCCGCGTGGAGCGGATCGCGGGGGAATCGCGCGCGCTCTTCGAGGTCGTCCACGTGAGGGAGCGGATCTACCGGAGACTCTGA
- a CDS encoding chemotaxis protein CheC has translation MTTLSLATKDLERLRRISVEGAYAAERALHQFTGAAVRLDVAAVSSVDLADVPALLGGPEAPVVGIHLKVFGDCRASVFLALPPRTALKILAILFPPGALSVDEMSEMEISGLMEMGNILTCAYLNAMSAALGMSLIPSVPMFASDMAGAVVDVLLIEQGQRADAALVIHTEITAEPDLRGQLLLMPDPASLPRILEALAESREP, from the coding sequence ATGACGACCCTCAGCCTCGCAACGAAGGATCTCGAGCGCCTCCGCCGCATCAGCGTCGAGGGAGCCTACGCCGCCGAGCGGGCGCTGCACCAGTTCACGGGCGCCGCCGTGAGGCTCGACGTCGCGGCCGTGTCGAGCGTCGATCTCGCCGACGTGCCGGCTCTCCTCGGCGGCCCCGAGGCTCCCGTCGTCGGCATCCACCTCAAGGTCTTCGGCGACTGCCGCGCGAGCGTCTTCCTCGCGCTCCCCCCCCGGACCGCCCTGAAGATCCTCGCGATCCTGTTCCCGCCCGGCGCCCTCAGCGTCGACGAGATGAGCGAGATGGAGATCTCCGGGCTGATGGAGATGGGGAACATCCTCACCTGCGCCTACCTGAACGCGATGAGCGCGGCGCTCGGCATGAGCCTCATCCCGAGCGTGCCGATGTTCGCGAGCGACATGGCCGGCGCCGTCGTCGACGTCCTCCTCATCGAGCAGGGGCAGCGCGCCGACGCGGCGCTCGTCATCCACACGGAGATCACCGCCGAGCCGGACCTGAGGGGGCAGCTCCTCCTGATGCCCGACCCGGCATCGCTCCCCCGGATCCTCGAGGCCCTCGCCGAGAGCCGAGAGCCGTGA
- a CDS encoding DUF58 domain-containing protein, translating into MSVRGVPPEVIRAVRRIEIRTRRIVQDSMAGEYHSVFRGRGMEFSEVREYQVGDDVRSIDWNVSARMGHPFVKKYVEERELTVFIAVDVSGSKDFGSRGRTKAELAAEVAALLAFSAIKNNDRVGAILFTGQVEKYIPPKKGKTHVLRVIREILSYEPVDRRTDVGAALEYARRVLTRHCVLFLISDFLASGYDKPLRIAARKYDMIAISIEDPREASFPDVGLLEIEDAETGARRVVDTGDPRLEGALTLSAAERRASLKKSLRASGVDLVRLSTGEPYDVPLIRYFEARARSAR; encoded by the coding sequence ATGTCGGTGAGAGGCGTCCCCCCCGAGGTGATACGGGCCGTCCGGCGTATCGAGATCCGCACGCGCCGCATCGTCCAGGACTCCATGGCGGGGGAGTACCACAGCGTCTTCCGCGGCCGCGGGATGGAGTTCTCGGAGGTGCGCGAGTACCAGGTGGGCGACGACGTCCGCAGCATCGACTGGAACGTGTCGGCCCGCATGGGACACCCGTTCGTCAAGAAGTACGTCGAGGAGCGGGAGCTGACCGTTTTCATCGCCGTGGACGTCAGCGGCTCGAAGGACTTCGGCTCGCGGGGGCGCACCAAGGCGGAGCTCGCCGCCGAGGTCGCCGCCCTCCTCGCCTTCTCGGCGATCAAGAACAACGACCGCGTCGGCGCCATCCTCTTCACCGGGCAGGTCGAGAAGTACATCCCGCCGAAGAAGGGGAAGACGCACGTGCTCCGCGTCATCCGCGAGATCCTGAGCTACGAGCCGGTGGACAGGCGGACGGACGTCGGGGCCGCCCTCGAGTACGCGCGCCGCGTCCTCACCCGTCACTGCGTCCTCTTCCTGATCTCCGATTTTCTGGCCTCGGGTTACGACAAGCCGCTCCGGATCGCGGCGCGCAAGTACGACATGATCGCGATCTCGATCGAGGACCCGCGGGAGGCGTCGTTCCCCGACGTCGGCCTCCTCGAGATCGAGGACGCCGAGACCGGAGCGCGCCGCGTCGTCGACACCGGAGATCCCCGCCTCGAGGGGGCCCTCACGCTTTCGGCCGCCGAGCGCCGGGCCTCCCTCAAGAAATCCCTTCGCGCGTCGGGAGTCGATCTCGTGAGGCTTTCGACCGGCGAACCCTACGATGTCCCCCTCATCCGGTACTTCGAAGCGCGGGCCCGGTCCGCGCGGTGA
- a CDS encoding chemotaxis protein CheW, producing MAEAAFVHFEISGDRLGVLLDEIREVARVTRVTPVPRAPAAVRGVANIRGRVVTLIDVDVLYSPPGSPGPRGDGPGHAVVLAAPRENLALFTRARVDIGRGQESSISGGRPGGPRAADGLGAPPYAALVEMDGRMVHLLSAADLAAHCEARVLKRFRTR from the coding sequence GTGGCCGAAGCGGCGTTCGTTCACTTCGAGATCTCGGGGGATCGCCTCGGCGTCCTCCTCGACGAGATCCGCGAGGTAGCCCGCGTGACGCGCGTGACCCCCGTCCCGCGCGCGCCGGCGGCGGTGCGCGGGGTCGCGAACATCCGCGGCCGCGTGGTGACGCTGATCGACGTCGACGTCCTCTACTCTCCGCCGGGGAGCCCCGGCCCGAGGGGGGACGGCCCAGGCCACGCGGTGGTCCTCGCGGCGCCGCGCGAAAACCTCGCCCTCTTCACGCGGGCGCGCGTCGACATCGGGCGCGGCCAGGAGTCGTCGATCTCGGGCGGCCGGCCGGGGGGCCCGCGCGCCGCGGACGGCCTCGGCGCCCCGCCGTACGCCGCCCTCGTGGAGATGGACGGCCGGATGGTGCACCTGCTTTCCGCGGCCGACCTCGCGGCCCACTGCGAGGCCCGGGTGCTGAAGCGTTTCAGGACGCGATAG
- a CDS encoding response regulator — protein MATRVLIVDDALYMRSMIRDILKTTGRFEIVGEAANGREAVDRFLELKPELVTMDIVMPELDGIEATREILSRTPTAVIIMCSALGQEALVIESIAAGAKDFIVKPFTPEKVLKVVDNVMKR, from the coding sequence ATGGCGACGCGGGTGCTCATCGTGGACGACGCGCTCTACATGCGCTCGATGATCCGGGACATCCTGAAGACGACGGGACGGTTCGAGATCGTCGGCGAGGCGGCGAACGGCCGCGAGGCGGTCGACAGGTTCCTCGAGCTGAAGCCCGAGCTCGTGACGATGGACATCGTGATGCCCGAGCTGGACGGCATCGAGGCGACCCGCGAGATCCTCAGCCGAACCCCTACGGCCGTGATCATCATGTGCAGCGCGCTCGGGCAGGAGGCCCTCGTCATCGAGTCGATCGCGGCGGGGGCGAAGGACTTCATCGTCAAGCCCTTCACGCCGGAGAAGGTGCTCAAGGTCGTCGACAACGTGATGAAGAGGTGA
- a CDS encoding chemotaxis protein CheD: protein MRRGEAVVERVRMGEILVREAPAQLAIYGLGSCVAVFIHEPGRKLAGLAHILLPAPASRGAAGPAAPTGKFADTAIPAILEAIREMGGHPASCVAKVAGGAHMFAATPSTDRETLGERNIRAALEALAHHGVEIAGMDIGGSYGRTIVADAGSGDLTITSLKREAKKI from the coding sequence GTGAGGCGTGGGGAGGCGGTGGTGGAGCGCGTGCGCATGGGCGAGATCCTCGTCCGCGAGGCCCCGGCGCAGCTCGCCATCTACGGCCTCGGATCGTGCGTCGCCGTCTTCATCCACGAGCCGGGGCGAAAACTCGCCGGGCTCGCCCACATCCTCCTCCCGGCCCCCGCCTCACGGGGCGCGGCGGGGCCTGCGGCGCCGACGGGCAAGTTCGCCGACACCGCGATCCCGGCGATCCTCGAGGCGATCCGCGAGATGGGGGGACACCCCGCCTCGTGCGTCGCGAAGGTCGCGGGCGGAGCCCACATGTTCGCGGCCACGCCCTCGACCGACCGGGAGACGCTCGGCGAGCGCAACATCCGCGCCGCGCTCGAGGCGCTCGCGCACCACGGGGTCGAGATCGCGGGGATGGACATCGGCGGATCGTACGGGCGGACGATCGTGGCCGACGCCGGGAGCGGCGACCTGACGATCACGAGCCTGAAGCGCGAGGCGAAGAAGATCTGA
- a CDS encoding methyl-accepting chemotaxis protein: MQSKLFVGFLIVAVLVSVINLVIFYVAQQNPQTGLGWFVAIIVGGDVVMGGLAALTLSRYYSRNLKELAIASAALSKGDLTRKVEIPAGDEVGDLANSFNAMLGSMLNVVTEVKSTSQHIFESAQSLSSTAEEMNASTEEISNTVQSIARGAETQADMVSRTQEITRTLAASVEEIATKARAASASSGEAEEKARQGSEYATSAVRKINEVSLRVEKASTAVAGFRERALEINKTVDFISNIAQETHLLALNATIEAARAGEHGRGFAVVAEEVRKLAENARVFAEQISKLAQDINNGSAEVIQTMADSHESAREGRDVVNAAGRSLDEITASVHAVVARVQEISGLTDKQARGAEGLVKAIEEIARIAESNAAGTEEASAATQEQTASMQEMYTSAAQLARTSDTLKDLVSIFKM; the protein is encoded by the coding sequence ATGCAGAGCAAGCTGTTCGTCGGGTTCCTGATCGTCGCGGTCCTGGTCTCCGTCATCAACCTGGTCATCTTCTACGTCGCCCAGCAGAACCCCCAGACGGGGCTCGGCTGGTTCGTCGCGATCATCGTGGGCGGCGACGTGGTGATGGGCGGCCTCGCCGCGCTCACCCTCTCGCGCTACTACTCCCGGAACCTGAAGGAGCTGGCGATCGCCTCGGCGGCGCTCAGCAAGGGGGATCTCACGCGGAAGGTGGAGATCCCCGCCGGCGACGAGGTGGGGGACCTCGCCAACTCGTTCAACGCGATGCTGGGGAGCATGTTGAACGTCGTCACCGAGGTGAAGTCGACGAGCCAGCACATCTTCGAGTCGGCCCAAAGTCTCTCGTCCACGGCCGAGGAGATGAACGCCTCGACGGAGGAGATATCGAACACCGTCCAGAGCATCGCGCGCGGCGCCGAGACCCAGGCCGACATGGTGTCGCGCACGCAGGAGATCACCCGCACCCTCGCGGCGTCGGTCGAGGAGATCGCGACCAAGGCGCGCGCCGCCTCGGCGAGCTCGGGGGAGGCCGAGGAGAAGGCCCGCCAGGGAAGCGAGTACGCGACCTCGGCCGTGCGGAAGATCAACGAGGTCTCGCTGCGCGTCGAGAAGGCCTCGACCGCGGTCGCGGGATTCCGCGAGCGCGCCCTCGAGATCAACAAGACCGTCGACTTCATCAGCAACATCGCCCAGGAGACGCACCTCCTCGCGTTGAACGCGACGATCGAGGCGGCCCGCGCCGGCGAGCACGGGCGCGGCTTCGCGGTCGTCGCCGAGGAGGTCCGGAAGCTCGCCGAGAACGCGCGGGTCTTCGCCGAGCAGATCTCGAAGCTCGCGCAGGACATCAACAACGGCTCCGCCGAGGTCATCCAGACGATGGCCGACTCGCACGAGTCGGCGCGCGAGGGGCGCGACGTCGTGAACGCGGCCGGGCGATCGCTCGACGAGATCACCGCCTCCGTCCACGCGGTCGTCGCCCGCGTGCAGGAGATCTCGGGGCTCACGGACAAGCAGGCGCGGGGCGCCGAGGGGCTCGTGAAGGCGATCGAGGAGATCGCGCGCATCGCCGAGTCGAACGCGGCGGGCACCGAGGAGGCCTCGGCGGCGACTCAGGAGCAGACGGCCTCGATGCAGGAGATGTACACGTCGGCGGCGCAGCTCGCGCGCACCTCCGACACGCTCAAGGATCTCGTCTCGATCTTCAAGATGTAG
- a CDS encoding chemotaxis protein CheA: MDMSRYLDLFVSEARQHLMEAEREIARLAAGESDAEGLNALYRHFHSLKGMAASMGFAPIATLSHKVEDLFDEIRKDPAARAGRPGVADLVVAALDVIASMVETVAGGGHDLPGTEDLAASVARATVAMAGESAPSPAPGAERAPGGIAGAAAPAPDGDDGATVFRCRLQINPDAELPAARAALALRQLDSVGSILTSTPARETLGHAPFDGSIALLLSTKLPRAKIVAAIEGILDVASYSLNEELLPVEPAARREGPRESEAGLPSTIRIPTHSLDRFLDTLGELITWRGSLGAALKGKDLHTATESHGKLAGAIDRLRADVMEIRLLPFEHIAPHLNQTVRALARQTGKRVALQVSGMEVALDRAVLEEILDPLNHMLRNAVDHGIEPAEEREAHGKDSTGRIFIAVSREGDRVRLKIEDDGRGIDPDEILKSAIDGGFISVADAAALTPADVLLLTTIPGFSTTERPNELSGRGVGMDVVRTRIEKLGGHMDLRTQKGSGVTILLDLPLTVAVIDAFLVEVGGTIFAVPGSVAYRTMLASRDLVRRSRGGFFLDEGGTLLHAFRPDDALGLQPDGRELPERFPVLLFRTEAVHGALAVDSILERRELVVKPLGPPLEHLREYSGAALLDDGRIALILDVPNLHRQVTGS, translated from the coding sequence GTGGACATGAGCCGTTACCTCGATCTGTTCGTCTCGGAGGCGCGGCAGCACCTCATGGAGGCCGAGCGGGAGATCGCGCGCCTCGCGGCCGGAGAGAGCGACGCCGAGGGGCTCAACGCCCTCTACCGCCATTTCCACTCGCTGAAGGGGATGGCGGCGTCGATGGGGTTCGCGCCGATCGCCACCCTCAGCCACAAGGTCGAGGACCTCTTCGACGAGATCCGCAAGGACCCCGCCGCCCGCGCCGGCCGCCCCGGCGTCGCCGACCTCGTCGTCGCCGCGCTCGACGTGATCGCGTCGATGGTGGAGACCGTGGCGGGAGGCGGGCACGACCTTCCCGGGACGGAGGATCTCGCCGCCTCGGTCGCGCGCGCAACCGTCGCGATGGCGGGAGAGAGCGCCCCCTCCCCCGCTCCCGGTGCCGAGCGGGCGCCGGGCGGGATCGCCGGCGCCGCGGCACCGGCGCCGGATGGGGACGACGGGGCGACGGTCTTCAGGTGCCGGCTCCAGATCAACCCCGACGCCGAGCTTCCGGCCGCCCGCGCCGCCCTCGCGCTGAGGCAGCTCGACTCGGTCGGCTCGATTCTCACCTCCACGCCGGCGCGCGAGACGCTCGGCCACGCCCCGTTCGACGGATCGATCGCCCTGCTCCTCTCGACGAAGCTCCCGCGCGCGAAGATCGTCGCCGCGATCGAGGGGATCCTCGACGTCGCGTCGTACAGCCTCAACGAGGAGCTCCTCCCCGTGGAGCCCGCGGCGCGCCGGGAGGGCCCGAGGGAGAGCGAGGCGGGGCTCCCCTCGACGATCCGCATCCCGACGCACTCCCTCGACAGGTTTCTCGACACGCTCGGCGAGCTGATCACGTGGCGCGGCAGCCTCGGCGCCGCGCTGAAGGGAAAGGATCTCCACACGGCGACCGAGAGCCACGGGAAGCTCGCGGGGGCCATCGACCGCCTGCGCGCGGACGTGATGGAGATCCGCCTCCTGCCGTTCGAGCACATCGCGCCGCACCTCAACCAGACGGTGCGCGCCCTCGCGCGGCAGACGGGAAAGAGGGTCGCGCTCCAGGTCTCCGGGATGGAGGTCGCTCTCGATCGCGCCGTCCTCGAGGAGATCCTCGATCCCCTCAATCACATGTTACGCAACGCCGTCGATCACGGGATCGAGCCCGCGGAGGAGCGCGAGGCGCACGGCAAGGACTCCACGGGCCGCATCTTCATCGCCGTCTCCCGCGAGGGGGATCGCGTGAGGCTGAAGATCGAGGACGACGGCCGCGGGATCGACCCCGACGAGATCCTGAAGTCGGCCATCGACGGGGGGTTCATCTCGGTGGCCGACGCCGCCGCGCTCACCCCCGCGGACGTCCTCCTCCTCACGACCATCCCCGGATTCTCCACGACGGAGCGCCCGAACGAGCTGTCCGGCCGCGGCGTCGGGATGGACGTGGTCCGCACGCGGATCGAGAAGCTCGGCGGGCACATGGACCTCCGCACGCAGAAGGGGTCGGGGGTGACGATACTCCTCGACCTCCCGCTCACGGTCGCCGTGATCGACGCCTTCCTCGTGGAGGTGGGCGGCACGATCTTCGCCGTCCCGGGCTCGGTCGCCTACCGCACGATGCTCGCCTCGCGCGACCTCGTGCGGCGATCCCGCGGCGGCTTCTTCCTCGACGAGGGGGGCACGCTCCTCCACGCCTTCAGGCCCGACGACGCCCTCGGCCTGCAGCCTGACGGTCGGGAGCTGCCGGAGCGGTTCCCCGTCCTCCTCTTTCGAACCGAGGCCGTCCACGGCGCGCTCGCGGTGGACTCGATCCTCGAGCGGCGCGAGCTGGTCGTGAAGCCGCTCGGGCCGCCCCTCGAGCACCTGCGGGAGTACAGCGGCGCCGCGCTCCTCGACGACGGCCGCATCGCGCTCATCCTCGACGTCCCCAACCTGCACCGGCAGGTCACGGGGAGCTGA